One window of Enterobacter sp. RHBSTW-00175 genomic DNA carries:
- the rpoC gene encoding DNA-directed RNA polymerase subunit beta', producing MKDLLKFLKAQTKTEEFDAIKIALASPDMIRSWSFGEVKKPETINYRTFKPERDGLFCARIFGPVKDYECLCGKYKRLKHRGVICEKCGVEVTQTKVRRERMGHIELASPTAHIWFLKSLPSRIGLLLDMPLRDIERVLYFESYVVIEGGMTNLERNQILTEEQYLDALEEFGDEFDAKMGAEAIQALLKSMDLEQECEQLREELNETNSETKRKKLTKRIKLLEAFVQSGNKPEWMILTVLPVLPPDLRPLVPLDGGRFATSDLNDLYRRVINRNNRLKRLLDLAAPDIIVRNEKRMLQEAVDALLDNGRRGRAITGSNKRPLKSLADMIKGKQGRFRQNLLGKRVDYSGRSVITVGPYLRLHQCGLPKKMALELFKPFIYGKLELRGLATTIKAAKKMVEREEAVVWDILDEVIREHPVLLNRAPTLHRLGIQAFEPVLIEGKAIQLHPLVCAAYNADFDGDQMAVHVPLTLEAQLEARALMMSTNNILSPANGEPIIVPSQDVVLGLYYMTRDCVNAKGEGMVLTGPKEAERIYRAGLASLHARVKVRITEYEKDENGEFVAKTSIKDTTVGRAILWMIVPKGLPFSIVNQALGKKAISKMLNTCYRILGLKPTVIFADQTMYTGFAYAARSGASVGIDDMVIPEKKHEIISEAEAEVAEIQEQFQSGLVTAGERYNKVIDIWAAANDRVSKAMMDNLQTETVINRDGVEEQQVSFNSIYMMADSGARGSAAQIRQLAGMRGLMAKPDGSIIETPITANFREGLNVLQYFISTHGARKGLADTALKTANSGYLTRRLVDVAQDLVVTEDDCGTLEGITMTPVIEGGDVKEPLRDRVLGRVAAEDILKPGTADILVPRNTLLHEHWCDLLEANSVDSVKVRSVVSCDTDFGVCAHCYGRDLARGHIINKGEAIGVIAAQSIGEPGTQLTMRTFHIGGAASRAAAESSIQVKNKGSIKLSNAKSVVNSAGKLVVTSRNTELKLIDEFGRTKESYKVPYGAVMAKGDGEQVAGGETVANWDPHTMPVITEVSGFIRFTDMIDGQTITRQTDELTGLSSLVVLDSAERTAGGKDLRPALKIVDAQGNDVLIPGTDMPAQYFLPGKAIVQLEDGIQIGAGDALARIPQESSGTKDITGGLPRVADLFEARRPKEPAILAEISGIISFGKETKGKRRLVITPVDGSEPYEEMIPKWRQLNVFEGERVERGDVVSDGPEAPHDILRLRGVHAVTRYITNEVQDVYRLQGVKINDKHIEVIVRQMLRKATIENAGSSDFLEGEQVEYSRVKIANRDLEANGKIGATFARDLLGITKASLATESFISAASFQETTRVLTEAAVAGKRDELRGLKENVIVGRLIPAGTGYAYHQDRMRRRAAGELPAAPQVTAEDASASLAELLNAGLGGSDND from the coding sequence GTGAAAGACTTATTAAAGTTTCTGAAAGCGCAAACTAAAACCGAAGAGTTTGATGCGATCAAAATTGCTCTGGCCTCGCCAGACATGATCCGTTCATGGTCTTTTGGTGAAGTTAAAAAGCCAGAAACCATCAACTACCGTACGTTCAAACCTGAGCGTGACGGCCTTTTCTGTGCGCGTATTTTCGGGCCAGTAAAAGATTACGAGTGCCTGTGCGGTAAGTACAAGCGCCTGAAACACCGTGGTGTTATCTGTGAGAAGTGCGGCGTTGAAGTGACCCAGACTAAAGTGCGTCGTGAGCGCATGGGCCACATCGAGCTGGCGTCTCCGACTGCCCACATCTGGTTCCTGAAATCTCTGCCGTCCCGTATCGGTTTGCTGCTGGATATGCCGCTGCGTGATATCGAACGTGTTCTGTACTTCGAATCTTATGTTGTTATCGAAGGCGGTATGACGAATCTGGAACGTAACCAGATTCTGACCGAAGAACAGTATCTGGACGCGCTGGAAGAGTTCGGTGACGAATTCGACGCGAAGATGGGTGCGGAAGCTATCCAGGCCCTGCTGAAGAGCATGGATCTGGAGCAAGAGTGCGAGCAGCTGCGTGAAGAGCTGAACGAAACCAACTCCGAAACCAAGCGTAAAAAGCTGACCAAGCGTATTAAGCTGCTGGAAGCGTTCGTTCAGTCTGGTAACAAACCAGAGTGGATGATCCTGACCGTTCTGCCGGTTCTGCCGCCAGATCTGCGTCCGCTGGTTCCACTGGATGGTGGTCGTTTCGCAACGTCCGATCTGAACGATCTGTACCGTCGCGTCATCAACCGTAACAACCGTCTGAAGCGCCTGCTGGATCTGGCTGCGCCAGATATCATCGTACGCAACGAAAAACGTATGCTGCAGGAAGCGGTAGATGCCCTGCTGGATAACGGTCGTCGCGGTCGTGCGATCACCGGTTCTAACAAACGTCCTCTGAAATCTTTGGCCGATATGATCAAAGGTAAACAGGGTCGTTTCCGTCAGAACCTGCTCGGTAAGCGTGTTGACTACTCCGGTCGTTCTGTAATCACCGTAGGTCCATACCTGCGTCTGCATCAGTGCGGTCTGCCGAAGAAAATGGCACTGGAGCTGTTCAAACCGTTCATCTACGGCAAGCTGGAACTGCGTGGCCTGGCCACCACCATCAAAGCCGCTAAGAAAATGGTTGAGCGTGAAGAAGCTGTCGTTTGGGATATCCTGGACGAAGTTATCCGCGAACACCCGGTACTACTGAACCGTGCACCAACACTGCACCGTCTGGGTATCCAGGCATTTGAGCCAGTACTGATCGAAGGTAAAGCTATCCAGCTGCACCCGCTGGTTTGTGCGGCCTATAACGCCGACTTCGATGGTGACCAGATGGCTGTTCACGTACCGCTGACGCTGGAAGCCCAGCTCGAAGCGCGTGCGCTGATGATGTCTACCAACAACATCCTGTCCCCAGCGAACGGTGAACCAATCATCGTTCCTTCTCAGGACGTTGTATTGGGTCTGTACTACATGACCCGTGACTGTGTTAACGCCAAAGGCGAAGGCATGGTGCTGACTGGCCCTAAAGAAGCTGAGCGTATTTACCGCGCTGGCCTGGCCTCTCTGCATGCGCGCGTTAAAGTGCGTATCACCGAATATGAAAAAGATGAAAACGGCGAGTTCGTCGCGAAAACCAGCATTAAGGACACGACCGTTGGCCGTGCCATTCTGTGGATGATCGTGCCGAAAGGTCTGCCTTTCTCCATCGTCAACCAGGCGCTGGGCAAGAAAGCAATCTCCAAAATGCTGAACACCTGTTACCGCATTCTGGGCCTGAAGCCGACCGTTATCTTCGCTGACCAGACAATGTACACCGGCTTTGCTTATGCAGCGCGTTCAGGTGCATCTGTTGGTATTGATGACATGGTCATCCCAGAGAAGAAACACGAAATCATCTCTGAAGCGGAAGCTGAAGTTGCTGAGATCCAGGAGCAGTTCCAGTCTGGTCTGGTAACCGCGGGCGAACGCTATAACAAAGTTATCGATATCTGGGCTGCGGCGAACGATCGCGTATCCAAAGCGATGATGGATAACCTGCAAACCGAAACCGTTATTAACCGTGACGGCGTAGAAGAGCAGCAGGTTTCCTTCAACAGCATCTACATGATGGCCGACTCCGGTGCGCGTGGTTCTGCAGCACAGATTCGTCAGCTGGCAGGTATGCGTGGTCTGATGGCGAAGCCAGATGGCTCCATCATCGAAACGCCAATCACCGCGAACTTCCGTGAAGGTCTGAACGTACTCCAGTACTTCATCTCTACTCACGGTGCTCGTAAAGGTCTGGCGGATACCGCACTGAAAACCGCGAACTCCGGTTATCTGACGCGTCGTCTGGTTGACGTTGCGCAGGATCTGGTTGTTACCGAAGACGATTGTGGCACCCTCGAAGGTATCACCATGACCCCGGTTATCGAGGGTGGTGATGTTAAAGAGCCACTGCGCGATCGCGTTCTGGGTCGTGTAGCTGCGGAAGACATCCTGAAGCCGGGTACCGCAGACATTCTGGTTCCACGCAACACGCTGCTGCACGAGCACTGGTGTGATCTGCTGGAAGCCAACTCTGTTGACTCAGTGAAAGTGCGTTCCGTTGTATCCTGTGACACCGACTTTGGTGTTTGTGCGCACTGCTATGGTCGTGACCTGGCGCGTGGCCACATCATCAACAAAGGTGAAGCAATCGGCGTTATCGCGGCACAGTCAATCGGTGAGCCGGGTACACAGCTGACGATGCGTACGTTCCACATCGGTGGTGCGGCATCTCGTGCGGCTGCTGAATCCAGCATCCAGGTGAAAAACAAAGGTAGCATCAAGCTCAGCAACGCGAAGTCTGTTGTTAACTCCGCAGGCAAGCTGGTTGTGACCTCTCGTAACACCGAGCTGAAGCTGATCGACGAATTCGGTCGTACCAAAGAGAGCTATAAAGTGCCTTACGGTGCTGTTATGGCGAAAGGTGATGGCGAGCAGGTTGCTGGCGGCGAAACCGTAGCAAACTGGGATCCACACACCATGCCGGTTATCACCGAAGTAAGTGGTTTCATCCGCTTCACTGACATGATCGACGGCCAGACCATTACTCGTCAGACTGACGAGCTGACCGGTCTGTCTTCTCTGGTGGTTCTGGATTCTGCTGAACGTACTGCCGGTGGTAAAGATCTGCGTCCTGCACTGAAAATCGTTGATGCTCAGGGTAACGACGTTCTGATCCCAGGCACCGACATGCCTGCGCAGTACTTCCTGCCAGGTAAAGCGATCGTTCAGTTGGAAGATGGCATTCAGATCGGTGCGGGTGATGCTCTGGCGCGTATTCCTCAGGAGTCCAGCGGTACCAAGGACATCACCGGTGGTCTGCCACGCGTTGCGGATCTGTTCGAAGCACGTCGTCCGAAAGAGCCTGCAATCCTGGCTGAAATCAGCGGTATCATTTCCTTCGGTAAAGAGACCAAAGGTAAACGCCGTCTGGTTATCACTCCAGTAGATGGTAGCGAGCCGTACGAAGAGATGATTCCTAAGTGGCGTCAGCTCAACGTGTTCGAAGGTGAACGTGTAGAACGTGGTGACGTGGTTTCCGATGGTCCAGAAGCGCCGCACGACATTCTGCGTCTTCGTGGCGTACACGCGGTAACGCGTTACATCACCAACGAAGTACAGGACGTTTACCGTCTGCAAGGCGTTAAGATTAACGATAAGCACATCGAAGTTATCGTTCGTCAGATGCTGCGTAAAGCAACCATCGAAAACGCTGGCAGCTCCGACTTCCTGGAAGGCGAGCAGGTTGAATACTCACGCGTTAAGATCGCTAACCGCGATCTGGAAGCGAACGGCAAAATCGGTGCGACCTTTGCACGTGATCTGCTGGGTATCACCAAAGCGTCTCTGGCAACCGAGTCCTTCATCTCCGCAGCATCGTTCCAGGAGACTACACGTGTCCTGACCGAAGCAGCTGTTGCGGGTAAACGTGATGAACTGCGCGGTCTGAAAGAGAACGTTATCGTGGGTCGTCTGATCCCGGCTGGTACCGGTTATGCGTACCATCAGGATCGTATGCGTCGTCGTGCAGCGGGCGAACTGCCAGCCGCACCGCAGGTCACTGCTGAAGATGCATCCGCGAGCCTGGCAGAACTGCTGAACGCAGGTCTGGGTGGTTCCGACAACGATTAA
- a CDS encoding PTS lactose/cellobiose transporter subunit IIA — MEDLETTIMELLVNAGAARSAALTALQMARKGDFAEAEKAMEESREYVKHAHTIQTQLIGLDEGTGKLPVNLITVHSQDHLMNAMVIQDLAGDMIELYRRIPLVN, encoded by the coding sequence GTGGAAGATTTAGAAACAACGATCATGGAATTACTGGTCAATGCGGGCGCAGCGCGCAGTGCAGCCCTGACTGCATTGCAGATGGCTCGTAAAGGTGACTTTGCCGAAGCCGAAAAAGCGATGGAAGAGTCGCGCGAATATGTGAAACATGCGCACACGATCCAGACGCAGCTGATTGGTCTTGATGAAGGCACCGGGAAGCTTCCGGTCAACCTGATCACTGTTCATTCTCAGGATCACCTGATGAACGCGATGGTTATCCAGGATCTGGCGGGCGACATGATTGAGCTTTATCGACGGATCCCGTTGGTAAACTGA
- a CDS encoding PTS sugar transporter subunit IIB, which yields MKNIVLCCAAGMSTSMLVQRMKDAAQKKGVEVTIKAVPVAEFKDNIAAADIVLLGPQVKYELAKLQAQADPLGKKVAVIDMMDYGMMKGDVVLEKALKLLE from the coding sequence ATGAAGAACATCGTTTTATGCTGTGCAGCGGGAATGTCGACCAGTATGCTGGTTCAACGAATGAAAGATGCCGCGCAGAAAAAAGGGGTTGAAGTAACCATTAAAGCCGTCCCGGTTGCGGAGTTTAAAGACAACATTGCCGCCGCCGACATCGTATTACTGGGGCCACAGGTAAAATACGAGCTGGCAAAACTTCAGGCGCAGGCAGACCCGCTGGGTAAAAAGGTCGCGGTTATCGACATGATGGATTACGGCATGATGAAAGGCGATGTCGTACTGGAAAAAGCCCTCAAACTGCTGGAGTGA
- a CDS encoding sensor domain-containing diguanylate cyclase, with protein sequence MALHSRKLSFTRPIMVSFAGILLSFILVAVFITLSQRSNFLNDYHKINGNFTHNLAVIYTESILHENDYILGRAATFFARNDRLNQTINTNPGEGLQVLMHLQNLMPTVSSISLADTQGHYLRAPEVLPTDKSKTFDARTRPWFIGQAEASTFSRYTHPYMDYFTGHPTVTLFKPVISPEGRLKGTLAFHLDLTSMGFTLRQMVAPVQGEFFIVERDGTVVLHPDTGALFKPYVSEALMDKMTSGEGHLYDPESKTWFYYYSFTNPDWFVIYRVADSTLIGITQHETAIVGWGLALASLIIILFGLYLRHASRTVLMNIINAIKTGDVSTAPRLEAMLSHTIQSNKERELAYVRQATHDALTGCKNRRAFDNDIAELLNNHQPFALALVDIDNFKSINDTWGHLSGDIVLRNVAREGLQVMQPHNVSVYRYGGEEFAVIFRSELFALSHELLDTWRIAVEKRAWREENLHVTFSAGLGEWHFEPLEQFIGTVDGALYKAKQQGKNRILQTSDN encoded by the coding sequence ATGGCACTTCATAGCAGAAAACTATCTTTCACCAGGCCGATTATGGTCAGTTTCGCGGGGATCCTGCTCAGTTTTATTCTGGTCGCTGTGTTTATCACCCTGTCCCAGCGCAGTAATTTTCTTAATGATTATCATAAGATTAACGGAAACTTCACCCACAACCTTGCGGTGATCTACACCGAATCCATCCTGCATGAAAATGACTATATCCTTGGACGAGCAGCCACCTTCTTCGCACGTAACGACAGGCTGAATCAAACAATAAACACCAATCCAGGTGAAGGATTGCAGGTATTGATGCATCTTCAGAATCTGATGCCGACCGTCTCTTCCATCTCGCTGGCCGACACACAAGGGCATTATCTGCGTGCCCCGGAAGTTCTGCCCACGGACAAGAGCAAAACATTTGATGCCCGCACCCGCCCGTGGTTTATCGGCCAGGCAGAAGCCAGTACTTTCAGCCGCTATACCCATCCTTATATGGATTACTTCACCGGACATCCTACGGTCACACTCTTTAAACCCGTTATTTCGCCAGAGGGGCGCCTGAAAGGGACGCTCGCATTTCACCTCGACCTGACGTCAATGGGATTTACACTGCGGCAAATGGTCGCCCCCGTACAAGGCGAGTTTTTTATCGTGGAGCGGGATGGTACTGTCGTGCTGCACCCTGATACCGGGGCACTTTTTAAGCCGTACGTCAGCGAAGCGCTGATGGATAAAATGACCAGCGGTGAGGGCCATCTTTATGACCCGGAAAGCAAAACCTGGTTTTACTACTACTCGTTTACCAACCCCGACTGGTTTGTTATCTACCGGGTGGCTGATTCTACACTCATCGGGATCACCCAACATGAGACAGCTATCGTCGGCTGGGGATTGGCGCTGGCAAGCCTCATTATCATCCTGTTTGGTTTATACCTGCGTCATGCCTCACGCACCGTTCTGATGAACATCATTAACGCGATCAAAACCGGGGATGTCAGCACGGCGCCTCGCCTTGAAGCGATGCTCAGCCATACCATTCAGTCAAACAAAGAACGGGAACTTGCCTATGTGCGCCAGGCGACCCACGATGCGCTGACAGGCTGTAAAAACCGCCGTGCTTTCGACAACGACATTGCTGAGCTGCTCAATAACCATCAGCCGTTTGCCCTGGCGCTGGTCGACATTGATAACTTCAAATCCATCAATGACACCTGGGGACATTTGAGCGGTGATATCGTTCTGCGCAACGTCGCGCGTGAAGGGCTTCAGGTTATGCAGCCACATAACGTCTCTGTTTATCGCTACGGCGGTGAGGAGTTTGCGGTTATCTTCCGCTCGGAGTTGTTCGCGCTGTCTCACGAATTACTGGATACATGGCGTATCGCGGTGGAGAAGCGCGCATGGCGAGAAGAGAATCTGCACGTGACATTCAGCGCCGGGCTGGGCGAATGGCATTTCGAGCCGCTTGAGCAGTTTATTGGCACCGTAGATGGTGCACTTTATAAAGCCAAACAGCAGGGTAAAAATCGCATTTTGCAAACCTCCGATAACTAA
- the thiH gene encoding 2-iminoacetate synthase ThiH, whose protein sequence is MTTFTDRWRQLNWDDIRLRINSKTSADVERALNARHLTREDLMALLSPAASAYLEPMARRAQRLTRQRFGNTVSFYVPLYLSNLCANDCTYCGFSMSNRIKRKTLDEQEIARECAAIREMGFEHLLLVTGEHQGKVGMDYFRQHLPAIRREFSSLQMEVQPLSEDEYAELKGLGLDGVMVYQETYHEAMYAQHHLKGKKQDFFFRLETPDRLGRAGIDKIGLGALIGLSDSWRVDCYMVAEHLLWLQQHYWQSRYSISFPRLRPCAGGIEPASLMDERQLVQTICAFRLFAPEVELSLSTRESPAFRDRVIPLAINNVSAFSKTQPGGYADDHPELEQFAPHDGRRPEAVADALAEQGLQPVWKDWDSWLGRASQLR, encoded by the coding sequence ATGACCACTTTTACCGACCGCTGGCGGCAGCTCAACTGGGACGATATTCGCCTGCGCATCAACAGTAAAACGTCAGCAGATGTGGAGCGGGCTTTAAATGCCCGTCATCTGACCCGTGAGGACCTGATGGCCTTGCTCTCCCCTGCGGCCAGCGCTTATCTGGAGCCGATGGCCCGGCGCGCACAGCGTCTTACCCGACAACGTTTTGGCAACACAGTCAGCTTTTACGTGCCGCTTTATCTCTCTAACCTGTGCGCCAATGACTGCACCTACTGCGGTTTTTCCATGAGCAACCGTATCAAACGCAAAACGCTGGATGAGCAGGAGATCGCCCGCGAGTGTGCCGCCATACGCGAGATGGGATTCGAACATCTGCTACTGGTAACCGGAGAGCATCAGGGGAAAGTCGGGATGGACTATTTTCGCCAGCATCTTCCTGCCATTCGCCGCGAGTTTTCATCGTTACAGATGGAGGTTCAGCCCCTTTCTGAGGACGAATACGCCGAGCTTAAAGGCCTGGGGCTTGATGGCGTAATGGTCTACCAGGAAACCTATCACGAGGCGATGTACGCGCAGCATCACCTGAAAGGGAAAAAACAGGATTTTTTCTTCAGGCTGGAGACGCCAGACAGGCTTGGACGTGCCGGGATTGACAAAATCGGGCTGGGTGCGTTGATTGGGCTTTCTGATAGCTGGCGGGTAGATTGCTATATGGTGGCGGAGCACCTGCTGTGGCTACAGCAACACTACTGGCAAAGCCGCTACTCGATCTCTTTCCCACGTTTGCGTCCGTGCGCAGGGGGAATAGAGCCGGCTTCGCTGATGGATGAACGCCAGCTTGTTCAGACCATCTGTGCATTTCGCCTGTTCGCGCCGGAGGTGGAACTGTCACTCTCCACACGCGAATCACCGGCGTTTCGCGACCGTGTTATCCCGCTGGCTATCAACAATGTCAGTGCCTTTTCCAAAACCCAGCCAGGGGGTTATGCCGATGACCATCCCGAGCTGGAACAGTTTGCGCCCCACGATGGCCGACGCCCTGAAGCCGTGGCAGATGCGCTTGCAGAACAGGGGTTACAGCCGGTATGGAAAGACTGGGATAGCTGGTTGGGGCGCGCTTCGCAATTACGATGA
- the thiG gene encoding thiazole synthase, whose protein sequence is MLRIADKTFDSHLFTGTGKFASPQLMVDAIQESGSQLVTLAMKRVDLRNHSDAILGPLLAAGVTLLPNTSGAKTAEEAIFAAQLAREALGTPWLKLEIHPDARWLLPDPIETLKAAEKLVQLGFTVLPYCGADPVLCKRLEEVGCAAVMPLGAPIGSNQGLETRAMLEIIIEQATVPVVVDAGIGVPSHAAQALEMGADAVLVNTAIAVADDPVMMARAFRLAVEAGMLARQSGPGSRSPLARATSPLTGFLEAL, encoded by the coding sequence ATGTTACGTATTGCCGACAAAACCTTTGATTCACATCTCTTTACCGGAACCGGAAAATTCGCGTCACCGCAGCTAATGGTCGATGCCATTCAGGAAAGTGGTAGCCAGCTGGTAACGCTCGCTATGAAGCGCGTTGATCTGCGCAATCACAGCGATGCCATACTCGGGCCACTGCTGGCGGCTGGCGTGACCTTGCTACCAAACACCTCCGGAGCAAAAACCGCAGAAGAGGCGATTTTTGCCGCCCAGTTGGCACGAGAAGCGCTGGGGACGCCCTGGCTGAAACTTGAAATTCATCCTGATGCCCGCTGGCTGCTGCCCGACCCAATCGAAACCCTGAAAGCCGCCGAAAAACTGGTCCAGCTTGGTTTTACCGTTCTGCCCTATTGCGGGGCCGATCCGGTATTGTGCAAACGGCTGGAAGAAGTGGGCTGTGCCGCCGTGATGCCGCTGGGCGCGCCTATTGGTTCCAATCAGGGGCTGGAAACCCGCGCCATGCTGGAGATAATTATTGAACAGGCAACCGTACCAGTAGTAGTTGATGCTGGTATTGGTGTTCCGAGCCATGCCGCGCAGGCGCTGGAAATGGGGGCCGATGCCGTACTGGTCAACACCGCAATTGCGGTGGCAGACGATCCCGTGATGATGGCGCGCGCGTTTCGTCTGGCGGTGGAAGCAGGCATGCTGGCACGTCAGTCTGGCCCCGGGTCACGTAGCCCTCTTGCGCGGGCCACCAGCCCGCTGACCGGCTTTCTGGAGGCGCTCTGA
- the thiS gene encoding sulfur carrier protein ThiS — MRILFNDEPLKCDDGLTIAILLDKLRQLKPGTALALNQQILPREQWEHQQVREGDNILLFQVIAGG; from the coding sequence ATGCGCATTCTGTTTAATGACGAACCGCTGAAGTGCGACGATGGGCTCACCATCGCCATACTGCTCGACAAATTGCGCCAACTGAAGCCGGGAACAGCTCTGGCACTTAATCAACAGATCCTGCCGCGTGAGCAGTGGGAGCATCAGCAGGTGCGCGAAGGCGACAACATCCTGCTGTTTCAGGTTATCGCAGGGGGTTGA
- a CDS encoding thiazole biosynthesis adenylyltransferase ThiF encodes MNDRDFMRYSRQILLEDIAIDGQKKLLESRVLVVGLGGLGTPAALYLAGAGVGTLVLADDDDVHLSNLQRQILFTTDDINQPKARITRQRLNQLNPDIELIALQERLAGEDLLREVALADVVLDCTDNMATRQAINAACVTHNTPLITASAVGFGGQMMVLTPPWAQGCYRCLWPDDAEPERNCRTAGILGPVVGVMGTLQALEAIKLLSDMETDRNTLRLFDARSGGWRHLALHRASQCPVCGGQNAHSV; translated from the coding sequence ATGAATGATCGCGACTTTATGCGCTACAGCCGGCAGATACTGCTGGAAGATATCGCTATCGACGGCCAGAAAAAACTTCTTGAAAGCCGGGTGTTAGTTGTCGGGCTGGGAGGATTAGGGACGCCCGCCGCGCTGTATCTGGCTGGAGCGGGCGTGGGTACGCTGGTGCTGGCGGATGACGACGACGTGCATCTCAGCAACCTGCAACGCCAGATCCTTTTTACCACCGACGATATTAACCAGCCCAAAGCGCGTATCACCCGGCAGCGGCTAAACCAGCTCAACCCTGATATCGAACTTATCGCCCTGCAAGAGCGTCTGGCGGGTGAAGACCTGCTACGCGAAGTGGCGCTTGCGGATGTTGTGCTGGATTGCACCGACAATATGGCAACCCGCCAGGCCATCAACGCCGCCTGCGTAACACATAACACGCCGCTGATCACCGCCAGTGCGGTCGGTTTCGGCGGGCAAATGATGGTGCTCACGCCGCCCTGGGCGCAGGGGTGCTATCGCTGCCTGTGGCCAGACGATGCCGAGCCGGAACGCAACTGCCGCACCGCGGGCATTCTTGGGCCTGTGGTGGGTGTAATGGGGACATTGCAGGCACTGGAGGCCATTAAGTTACTCAGCGATATGGAGACGGATCGCAATACGCTGCGGCTGTTTGATGCCCGCTCTGGCGGCTGGCGACACCTGGCGTTACACCGCGCAAGCCAATGTCCGGTGTGTGGAGGCCAGAATGCGCATTCTGTTTAA
- the thiE gene encoding thiamine phosphate synthase: MYQPDFPPVPFRLGLYPVVDSVEWIARLLEAGVRTIQLRIKDKRDEEVEADVVAAIELGRRYEARLFINDYWRLAIKHQAYGVHLGQEDLETTDLDAIRKAGLRLGVSTHDDMEIDVALAARPSYIALGHVFPTQTKQMPSAPQGLGQLAGHIQRLTDYPTVAIGGISLERAPAVLETGVGSIAVVSAITQAADWQAATEQLLQLAGAGDE, encoded by the coding sequence ATGTATCAGCCTGATTTCCCACCGGTTCCCTTTCGGCTAGGGCTTTACCCGGTAGTGGATAGCGTTGAGTGGATTGCGCGCCTGCTGGAGGCAGGCGTTCGCACCATCCAGCTGCGCATCAAAGATAAACGTGATGAAGAGGTGGAGGCCGATGTGGTCGCCGCCATTGAACTGGGGCGTCGTTATGAGGCCCGCCTGTTTATCAACGACTACTGGCGATTGGCCATTAAGCACCAGGCTTACGGCGTGCACCTGGGTCAGGAAGACCTGGAGACAACGGATCTGGACGCTATCCGTAAAGCCGGACTGCGTTTGGGGGTCTCAACCCACGACGACATGGAGATCGATGTGGCGCTCGCCGCACGCCCCTCTTATATCGCACTTGGCCACGTCTTCCCGACACAGACCAAACAGATGCCTTCAGCACCCCAGGGGCTTGGGCAGCTGGCTGGTCATATTCAGCGACTGACCGATTATCCGACCGTCGCCATCGGCGGCATTAGCCTTGAACGGGCTCCGGCTGTGCTGGAGACGGGCGTTGGCAGTATTGCCGTCGTCAGCGCCATCACCCAGGCCGCAGACTGGCAGGCCGCCACCGAACAGCTGTTACAGCTGGCAGGAGCAGGTGATGAATGA